Proteins found in one Anopheles aquasalis chromosome 3, idAnoAquaMG_Q_19, whole genome shotgun sequence genomic segment:
- the LOC126577623 gene encoding CD63 antigen-like isoform X2 — protein MALNCGHSTIKYLLFIFNLLCSLCGIALVVIGAVSLVKLDEIREISDEYNIIAPSVLLIVFGSVVFIIAFFGCCGAIRESYCMTSTYSFFLILLVIAQIVIAVLVFVFIGDVKIAIQKGFERIFNERDNKLNADLIDTIQSSLECCGKSSFLDWGLNFPQSCCSSGGTAPVCVPYTHGCVSRLSEFLESAGNVVAWVSIGVAVVELLGLISACCLANAIRNSERRYS, from the exons ATGGCTCTCAACTGTGGTCATTCGACGATTAAGTATCTGCTCTTCATCTTCAATCTCCTGTGCTCG CTATGCGGTATTGCACTGGTCGTGATTGGTGCCGTTTCGCTGGTAAAGCTAGACGAGATCCGGGAAATCAGCGATGAGTACAACATTATCGCCccctcggtgctgctgatcgtgttCGGTTCTGTCGTGTTCATCATCGCGTTCTTCGGATGCTGCGGAGCTATTCGCGAATCTTACTGCATGACATCGACC TACAGCTTCTTCCTGATCCTGCTTGTGATTGCCCAAATCGTGAtcgcggtgctggtgtttgtcTTCATCGGTGATGTAAAGATCGCTATCCAGAAGGGCTTCGAGCGTATCTTCAACGAACGCGACAACAAACTGAACGCCGATCTCATCGACACGATTCAATCCAGC CTGGAGTGCTGCGGCAAGAGTAGCTTCCTGGACTGGGGACTGAACTTCCCGCAATCGTGCTGCAGCTCTGGCGGAACTGCGCCCGTCTGTGTGCCCTACACGCACGGTTGCGTTAGCCGGCTTTCCGAGTTCCTCGAAAGTGCCGGTAACGTCGTGGCCTGGGTTTCCATTGGTGTCGCCGTGGTTGAGCTGCTCGGACTCATCTCGGCCTGCTGCCTGGCCAACGCCATCCGCAACTCGGAGAGAAG ATACAGCTAA
- the LOC126578798 gene encoding elongation factor Tu, mitochondrial codes for MSTYLALRALLSPIARKTVAQFLSAASGLNAARTGSAALQSRAIPVRCYADKEVFKRDKPHCNVGTIGHVDHGKTTLTAAITKVLADKDLAESKKYTDIDNAPEEKARGITINVAHIEYQTENRHYGHTDCPGHADYIKNMITGTAQMDGAILVVAATDGAMPQTREHLLLAKQIGVNHIVVFINKVDAADQEMVDLVEMEIRELMSEMGFDGDNVPVIKGSALCALEGREPEIGANAVMQLLEEVDKYVPTPVRELDKPFLLPVESVHSIPGRGTVVTGRLERGTLKKGQECEFVGYNKVIKSTITGIEMFHKILEEAHAGDQLGALVRGIKRDDIKRGMVMCKPGTMKANDNFEAQVYILSKDEGGRHKPFTSFIQLQMFSRTWDCATQVVIPGKDMVMPGEDAKLQLRLMRPMVLEQGQRFTLRDGHITLGTGVVTKLLNPLSEKERLGLTEGKKAREKAAGGKA; via the exons ATGTCGACCTATCTGGCACTCCGTGCGCTGCTGAGTCCGA TCGCTCGGAAGACGGTGGCTCAATTTCTGTCGGCCGCCAGTGGTCTGAATGCGGCACGTACCGGTTCCGCGGCACTGCAATCACGTGCCATCCCGGTGCGGTGCTACGCCGACAAGGAGGTGTTCAAGCGGGACAAACCGCACTGTAATGTGGGCACGATCGGTCATGTCGATCACGGCAAAACAACACTGACGGCAGCGATCACGAAGGTGCTGGCCGATAAGGATCTGGCCGAGAGCAAGAAGTACACCGACATCGACAACGCACCGGAAGAGAAAGCGCGCGGTATCACCATCAATGTGGCGCACATCGAGTACCAGACGGAGAACCGGCACTACGGCCACACGGACTGTCCGGGGCATGCGGATTACATCAAGAACATGATCACCGGTACGGCACAGATGGATGGTGCGATTCTGGTCGTTGCGGCCACCGATGGTGCGATGCCACAGACCCGCGAACATCTGCTACTGGCCAAGCAGATTGGCGTGAATCACATCGTCGTGTTCATCAACAAAGTGGACGCGGCCGACCAGGAGATGGTGGACCTGGTGGAGATGGAAATCCGGGAGCTGATGTCGGAGATGGGCTTCGATGGGGATAATGTGCCGGTGATCAAGGGATCGGCCCTTTGTGCGCTCGAGGGACGTGAACCGGAAATCGGTGCCAATGCCGTCAtgcagctgctggaagagGTGGACAAGTACGTGCCGACACCGGTGCGTGAGCTGGACAAACCCTTCCTGTTGCCAGTCGAGTCCGTGCACAGCATTCCCGGCCGTGGTACCGTAGTGACGGGTCGTCTCGAGCGTGGTACACTAAAGAAGGGCCAGGAGTGTGAGTTCGTTGGCTACAATAAG GTCATCAAATCCACCATTACCGGTATTGAAATGTTCCATAAAATCCTGGAAGAGGCACACGCCGGTGATCAgcttggtgcgctggtgcgaGGCATCAAGCGGGACGATATTAAGCGCGGTATGGTGATGTGCAAACCGGGCACGATGAAGGCAAACGACAACTTCGAGGCCCAGGTTTACATTCTCAGCAAGGACGAAGGCGGTCGCCATAAGCCGTTCACCAGCTTCATCCAGCTGCAGATGTTCTCGCGCACCTGGGACTGTGCGACGCAGGTCGTCATCCCCGGCAAGGACATGGTGATGCCGGGAGAGGATGCGAAGCTACAGCTACGGCTAATGCGACCGATGGTGCTGGAGCAGGGTCAGCGTTTCACGCTTCGCGACGGTCACATTACGCTCGGCACGGGTGTTGTGACGAAGCTGCTGAACCCACTGTCCGAGAAGGAACGACTCGGACTCACGGAAGGCAAAAAGGCACGCGAAAAGGCCGCCGGTGGTAAAGCGTAA
- the LOC126577623 gene encoding CD63 antigen-like isoform X1 produces the protein MALNCGHSTIKYLLFIFNLLCSLCGIALVVIGAVSLVKLDEIREISDEYNIIAPSVLLIVFGSVVFIIAFFGCCGAIRESYCMTSTYSFFLILLVIAQIVIAVLVFVFIGDVKIAIQKGFERIFNERDNKLNADLIDTIQSSLECCGKSSFLDWGLNFPQSCCSSGGTAPVCVPYTHGCVSRLSEFLESAGNVVAWVSIGVAVVELLGLISACCLANAIRNSERRSAY, from the exons ATGGCTCTCAACTGTGGTCATTCGACGATTAAGTATCTGCTCTTCATCTTCAATCTCCTGTGCTCG CTATGCGGTATTGCACTGGTCGTGATTGGTGCCGTTTCGCTGGTAAAGCTAGACGAGATCCGGGAAATCAGCGATGAGTACAACATTATCGCCccctcggtgctgctgatcgtgttCGGTTCTGTCGTGTTCATCATCGCGTTCTTCGGATGCTGCGGAGCTATTCGCGAATCTTACTGCATGACATCGACC TACAGCTTCTTCCTGATCCTGCTTGTGATTGCCCAAATCGTGAtcgcggtgctggtgtttgtcTTCATCGGTGATGTAAAGATCGCTATCCAGAAGGGCTTCGAGCGTATCTTCAACGAACGCGACAACAAACTGAACGCCGATCTCATCGACACGATTCAATCCAGC CTGGAGTGCTGCGGCAAGAGTAGCTTCCTGGACTGGGGACTGAACTTCCCGCAATCGTGCTGCAGCTCTGGCGGAACTGCGCCCGTCTGTGTGCCCTACACGCACGGTTGCGTTAGCCGGCTTTCCGAGTTCCTCGAAAGTGCCGGTAACGTCGTGGCCTGGGTTTCCATTGGTGTCGCCGTGGTTGAGCTGCTCGGACTCATCTCGGCCTGCTGCCTGGCCAACGCCATCCGCAACTCGGAGAGAAGGTCGGCAtattaa
- the LOC126575705 gene encoding oxidoreductase-like domain-containing protein 1, with translation MNCIKGCYGNRLLIRHCVRFTPKSFGPSNSNSDNNLNGKAEPTKASDNIPELPPEPTTCCMSGCQNCVWIQYAAELTKILDDGGEKAREIVLQRIEDPSLKMFLRMELQNMPPSKPSGSS, from the exons ATGAATTGTATCAAAGGATGCTACGGCAATCGTTTATTGATACGCCATTGCGTTCGATTTACACCGAAATCATTCGGCCCCAGCAATAGCAATAGTGATAACAACCTCAATGGTAAAGCGGAACCAACGAAAGCCTCCGACAACATACCAGAG CTTCCACCTGAACCGACGACTTGCTGCATGTCGGGGTGCCAGAACTGTGTCTGGATTCAATACGCCGCCGAGCTGACAAAGATTCtggacgacggtggcgagaaGGCCCGCGAGATTGTGCTGCAGCGGATCGAGGACCCAAGCTTGAAAATGTTTCTCAGGATGGAGCTACAAAACATGCCGCCCAGCAAACCATCGGGCTCATCATGA
- the LOC126578789 gene encoding alanine--tRNA ligase, mitochondrial has product MNFLFLCTSRFLRPTTAGRHVRLLSVSSVLSGPSANKIRRQFIDYFTNKHNHRLIRSSSLVPFSDGTIAFVNAGMNQFKNVFLGTADRPCARAVNSQKCVRVGGKHNDLSVVGTDSYHHTFFEMLGNWSFGDYFKREACEMACDLLRTVYHIDMERVYVTYFGGDARLNLPADEECRDIWLSLGIPRERVLPFGARDNFWEMGNSGPCGPCTEIHLDLSDQYRDTASRRQYVNAGLPDLTEIWNIVFIQYNRSLEGDGGAIRNLPQRHVDTGMGLERLVAHLQGKLSNYDTDLFTPILQRIQQVTRKPAYSGCFNRTDSHYELDTAYRVLADHSRMITACLADGMFPSQNHKLRRVIRKSLALASGTFERPKLLEETIPMVVETLGEVYPEMGNNLSTVLQIIEHEQHSYDKLCSKRSAETAALLQRYPQLEESEVLDHAGLPGAIRELVETNVSRLDGVKIHKMYDTYGLDEELLVKLGEMLKFSLDFRDYERYAGELKHGFKHELASRLEERLSAFQQLRDSIEDAHLKATHSERKYNYAYNAQKRMYEVAPCSTRVTLLLDDPARDLWHVVTERSNFYCESGGQQSDTGRLILPESNISIEVTSVNDHNGFIVHSIPKQPNVRLSIGDPVELQVDASRRTSLTLHHTATHLLNAIVRKIVPHPMCQRSSSVTEKGLRLELAISGDKLTLEQIAAIETEIRSVIDRNEPVSVQVCNASELDLTSVTIVPGETYPERGLRVISIGGGRTSQELCCGTHATGTRELQDFAITSVTQSKNGCFTFHAVAGPAAKKVHLLGTQIQNDVAQLQQDAEQNEGQEDITIIETRLQRLKSVLLTGTDNNMHLPYCIRQRCLEVIGTLYQKLKDRSRESLRELVDIEMRNLMEQRPADRDEHRFIVHFLECSIILDEVQLSKATRYCPDRPILVVSITDNQVKARATVPPAFVNERFNAQRWLALVAQEFKAQNPTAPKGQNPAEVCNMKARKVPMAHFETMLENALRVAERFAEENVPQMGRGPAQLNE; this is encoded by the exons ATGAATTTTCTGTTCCTCTGCACATCCCGCTTCCTAaggccaacaacagcaggccGGCATGTACGGCTGTTGTCCGTTTCCAGCGTCCTTTCCGGACCGAGTGCGAACAAAATCCGCCGCCAGTTTATCGATTACTTCACCAACAAGCACAACCATCGGTTGATCCGGTCGAGTTCCCTGGTACCGTTCAGCGATGGCACGATTGCGTTCGTCAATGCGGGCATGAACCAGTTCAAAAACGTGTTCCTCGGGACCGCCGATCGGCCGTGCGCACGTGCGGTCAACTCACAGAAGTGTGTCCGGGTCGGGGGCAAACACAACGATCTGTCCGTCGTCGGCACCGATAGCTATCATCACACGTTCTTCGAGATGCTCGGTAACTGGTCGTTTGGAGATTACTTCAAGCGGGAAGCGTGTGAGATGGCGTGCGATCTGTTGCGCACGGTGTACCACATCGATATGGAGCGCGTGTACGTTACCTACTTTGGCGGTGATGCGCGGCTCAACTTACCGGCTGATGAGGAATGCCGTGATATCTGGTTATCGCTTGG CATTCCACGAGAACGAGTGCTTCCGTTTGGAGCTCGAGACAATTTCTGGGAAATGGGCAACTCGGGACCGTGTGGACCCTGCACCGAGATCCATCTCGATCTATCCGAccagtaccgggacacggcaAGCCGGCGACAGTACGTGAATGCCGGGTTGCCCGATCTGACGGAGATCTGGAACATCGTCTTCATACAGTACAACCGATCGCTCGAAGGGGATGGTGGAGCGATTCGAAATCTACCTCAACGGCACGTGGACACGGGCATGGGTCTCGAGCGGCTAGTAGCCCATCTACAGGGCAAACTTAGCAACTACGATACCGATCTCTTCACACCGATCCTCCAAAGAATCCAGCAG GTTACGCGAAAGCCGGCCTATAGTGGATGTTTTAATCGTACCGACAGCCACTACGAGCTGGACACTGCATATCGCGTTTTGGCCGATCATAGCCGCATGATCACAGCTTGTCTAGCGGATGGAATGTTTCCGTCACAAAA CCACAAACTACGACGTGTCATACGCAAATCGCTGGCCCTAGCAAGTGGTACATTCGAACGGCCAAAGCTTCTGGAGGAAACGATCCCCATGGTGGTGGAAACGCTCGGAGAAGTGTACCCCGAAATGGGCAACAACCTGTCGACCGTACTGCAGATCATCGAACACGAGCAGCACTCGTACGATAAGCTGTGCTCGAAACGATCGGCCGAAACGGCGGCTCTGCTACAGCGCTATCCGCAGCTCGAAGAATCGGAAGTACTGGATCATGCCGGTCTGCCCGGAGCCATCCGGGAGCTCGTCGAAACGAACGTCAGTCGGCTGGATGGTGTCAAGATACACAAAATGTACGACACGTACGGTTTGGACGAGGAACTGCTAGTCAAGCTGGGGGAAATGTTGAAGTTTTCGCTCGATTTCCGAGACTACGAACGGTACGCCGGAGAGTTGAAGCACGGATTCAAGCATGAACTAGCGAGCCGGCTTGAAGAACGATTGTCCGCGTTTCAGCAGCTCAGGGATAGCATCGAGGACGCGCATCTCAAAGCGACACACAGCGAACGGAAGTACAACTACGCGTACAATGCACAGAAACGGATGTACGAGGTGGCACCGTGCTCGACGCGGGTCACACTTCTCCTAGATGATCCTGCTCGTGATCTGTGGCACGTGGTGACGGAAAGGAGTAACTTTTACTGTGAATCCGGTGGCCAACAGAGTGATACGGGAAGGTTGATTCTACCGGagagcaacatcagcatcgaGGTGACTTCCGTTAACGATCACAATGGGTTCATCGTTCATTCGATCCCCAAGCAACCGAACGTTCGGCTTTCCATCGGTGATCCCGTTGAGCTGCAGGTGGATGCCTCACGGAGAACCTCGCTAACCCTGCACCATACGGCCACCCATCTGTTGAATGCGATCGTACGAAAGATTGTGCCACATCCGATGTGCCAGCGTTCGAGCAGTGTCACCGAGAAAGGCCTCCGGTTGGAGCTTGCCATTAGCGGTGACAAACTTACGCTGGAACAGATTGCAGCGATCGAGACAGAAATCCGAAGCGTGATCGATCGGAACGAACCCGTCAGCGTGCAGGTTTGTAACGCGAGCGAGTTGGACCTCACCTCGGTAACGATCGTTCCCGGTGAGACATATCCCGAGCGTGGATTGCGTGTGATATCGATTGGCGGTGGCCGCACTTCACAGGAACTGTGCTGTGGGACACATGCCACCGGAACGAGAGAATTGCAAGACTTTGCCATCACGAGCGTGACCCAATCGAAGAACGGTTGCTTCACGTTCCATGCCGTGGCCGGACCGGCCGCCAAAAAGGTTCATCTGCTCGGTACGCAGATACAGAACGATGTGGCCCAGCTGCAGCAAGATGCGGAACAGAACGAGGGCCAGGAGGACATCACGATCATCGAAACGCGTCTGCAGCGACTCAAGAGCGTTCTGCTGACGGGGACGGACAATAACATGCACCTACCGTACTGCATCCGTCAGCGCTGTCTCGAGGTGATCGGTACACTCTACCAGAAGCTCAAGGATCGATCTCGCGAATCGTTACGGGAACTGGTCGACATCGAGATGCGCAATCTGATGGAGCAGCGACCGGCAGATCGGGATGAGCATCGGTTCATCGTGCACTTCCTCGAGTGTTCCATCATTCTCGATGAGGTGCAGCTAAGCAAAGCAACCCGCTACTGTCCGGATCGTCCGATTCTCGTCGTCAGCATCACGGACAACCAGGTGAAGGCACGGGCTACCGTACCGCCGGCCTTTGTAAACGAACGATTCAATGCACAACGTTGGCTCGCACTGGTAGCACAAGAGTTTAAAGCCCAAAACCCCACCGCTCCGAAGGGCCAGAATCCGGCCGAAGTGTGCAACATGAAGGCGCGCAAAGTCCCGATGGCACACTTCGAGACGATGCTCGAGAATGCGCTGCGTGTGGCCGAACGGTTCGCGGAAGAGAACGTACCTCAGATGGGCCGTGGTCCGGCACAGTTGAACGAATAA
- the LOC126577346 gene encoding cohesin subunit SA-1 has protein sequence MHRRGGKRIRMNEPPPEYEEPEPPYQNEPHNESWSSGGGQEEAAHPEETGEPSRGRMTRLRARGGVPLKAPIIEDDDDDFFFEKEHQKKRKAPGRKPREVVPKEHHEKPVRVYQEREERVFVTDRESTTDESSLYYILRHSKSTITTIVDSWIVQYKTDKDSALIALMNFFVHASGCKGKITPDMQQNMEHTAIIRKMTEEFDEDSHEYPLMMSGQQWKKFKMNFCDFVQTLVKQCQYSIIYDQFLMDNVISLLTGLSDSQVRAFRHTATLAAMKLMTALVDVALLVSIHFDNAARQYEAERTKSREKRAADKMESLMAKRTELEENMDEIKNMLTYMFKSVFVHRYRDTLPDIRAICMSEIGIWMMKFSSNFLDDSYLKYIGWTLHDKVGDVRLKCLQALLPLYENEELKGKLELFTSKFKDRIVAMTLDKEYEAAVHAVRLVINILKSHQDILTDKDCEIVYELVYSSHRGVAQAAAEFLNVRLFCLDPNAPVTYTRSGKKRLPNTPLLRDLVQFFIESELHEHGAYLVDSFIDSNPMLKDWECFTDLLLEEAGPMEETLDNKQESTLIEIMVSSVRQSATGEPPVGRGSSRKMTLSAKEIKQVQDDKQRLTEHFIQKLPLLLHRYSADSEKLTNLLAIPQYFDIELFTTSRQEANLQALLEKMTRVMSTHVDREVLETCAKTFEFLCTEGSAIYSRCDLARGTVIDECVNRYQEAIDDYRTLIEGNEIPNEDEIYNVNISLKKVSIMYSCHNLNTWKLFDSLYQDIDERIAQPVEREERSQEEDDGIPREALVYCIEACFFAINWGLFHLETTMDRSQAAREAEELGENLRKYLAACNHLVRYDRESTVREAAYSSICDLLVVFSDQLRSHADENVQSLVCLPSDDQAELLNEFVQLMVFSTEQEECQDETRIEELHKRRSFLAAYCKLIVYNILPMKAAAEVFKHYLRHYDEYGDIIKTTLGKAREINKVNCSMTMCLSLIKLFQELQEAANEAGGRLLRTSQDFLDLKELAKRFALSFGLDAVKNREAITVFHRAGIYFAVTTPNEAQEDPSAAPPCIAFLEILAELTNKLIKQDKKLILTFLERRLKAGIPSSRSEDWQPLVIYRNSLLHGETDQLPVTSKRAYTRRKKDADQDDDDEHDDDDEEYIG, from the exons ATGCATCGACGCGGTGGTAAACGAATTCGTATGAACGAGCCTCCTCCGGAGTACGAAGAACCGGAGCCTCCATACCAAAA TGAACCACACAACGAAAGTTGGTCCTCGGGCGGAGGCCAGGAAGAGGCGGCGCATCCGGAGGAAACGGGTGAACCTTCCCGTGGGCGGATGACCCGTTTGCGAGCCCGTGGTGGCGTTCCACTGAAGGCTCCCATcatcgaggatgatgatgatgatttcttcTTCGAGAAGGAGCACCAGAAGAAGCGCAAAGCACCAGGCCGGAAGCCACGGGAGGTGGTACCGAAGGAACACCACGAGAAACCGGTCCGTGTATATCAGGAGCGCGAAGAGCGGGTGTTTGTGACGGATCGGGAAAGTACGACGGACGAGTCGAGCCTGTACTACATTCTGCGCCACTCGAagagcaccatcaccacgatcgTGGACTCGTGGATCGTGCAGTACAAGACGGATAAGGATTCGGCATTGATTGCGCTGATGAACTTTTTCGTTCATGCCAGCGGCTGTAAGGGCAAGATAACGCCGGATATGCAGCAGAACATGGAGCACACGGCCATCATCCGGAAGATGACGGAGGAGTTCGATGAGGACAGCCACGAGTATCCGCTGATGATGTCGGGTCAGCAGTGGAAAAAGTTCAAGATGAACTTTTGCGACTTTGTGCAAACGCTCGTGAAGCAGTGCCAGTACTCGATCATATACGATCAGTTTCTGATGGATAACGTGATTTCGCTGCTGACTGGACTGTCCGATTCGCAGGTCCGTGCGTTCCGCCACACGGCTACACTGGCCGCGATGAAGCTCATGACGGCACTGGTTGATGTGGCGCTACTCGTATCGATTCACTTCGATAATGCCGCCCGCCAGTACGAGGCTGAGCGGACGAAATCGCGCGAAAAGCGGGCCGCCGATAAGATGGAATCGTTGATGGCCAAGCGAACGGAATTGGAAGAGAATATGGATGAAATCAAGAATATGCTGACGTACATGTTCAAGTCCGTGTTTGTGCATCGTTACCGTGACACGCTGCCCGACATCCGGGCCATCTGCATGTCCGAGATCGGCATCTGGATGATGAAGTTTTCGTCCAACTTTCTGGACGATTCGTACCTCAAGTATATCGGCTGGACACTGCACGATAAAGTAGGCGACGTACGGCTCAAGTGCTTACAggcgctgctgccactgtaCGAGAATGAGGAGCTGAAAGGCAAGCTGGAGCTCTTTACTTCAAAGTTTAAAGATCGCATCGTTGCCATGACGCTCGACAAGGAGTATGAGGCTGCCGTGCATGCCGTCAGGCTTGTCATCAACATCCTGAA aAGCCATCAGGACATACTGACGGACAAGGATTGTGAAATCGTGTACGAGCTGGTTTACTCGTCACACCGCGGCGTGGCCCAGGCGGCTGCAGAGTTTCTGAACGTGCGCCTCTTCTGTCTGGATCCGAACGCTCCGGTCACCTACACTCGAAGTGGCAAAAAGCGACTCCCAAACACACCGTTGCTACGGGATCTGGTACAGTTTTTCATTGAATCGGAGCTGCACGAGCACGGTGCCTATCTGGTGGACTCATTCATCGACAGCAACCCGATGCTTAAGGATTGGGAATGTTTTACCGAtctgctgctcgaggaggCCGGTCCTATGGAGGAGACACTTGATAACAAGCAGGAATCGACGTTGATTGAGATCATGGTTAGCTCGGTGCGCCAATCAGCAACCGGCGAACCACCAGTAGGCCGTGGCAGCAGCCGCAAGATGACGCTGAGTGCAAAGGAAATCAAGCAGGTGCAGGACGATAAGCAACGTCTGACGGAGCACTTTATACAGAAGCTGCCGCTCCTGCTGCACCGATACAGTGCGGACAGTGAGAAGCTGACCAACCTTCTGGCCATCCCTCAGTACTTTGATATCGAGCTGTTTACCACGTCGCGCCAGGAAGCGAATCTGCAGGCACTGCTGGAGAAGATGACTCGCGTTATGTCAACGCATGTCGATCGGGAAGTGCTGGAAACGTGCGCCAAAACGTTTGAGTTCCTGTGCACTGAGGGAAGTGCGATCTACTCACGCTGCGATCTGGCCCGTGGTACCGTCATCGATGAGTGTGTCAATCGGTACCAGGAAGCGATCGATGACTATCGCACACTGATCGAGGGCAACGAGATACCGAACGAAGACGAGATCTATAATGTAAACATCTCGCTCAAGAAGGTATCGATCATGTACTCGTGTCACAATCTCAACACCTGGAAGCTCTTCGACTCGCTGTATCAGGACATTGATGAGCGGATTGCACAACCGGTTGAGCGGGAAGAGCGTTCACaggaggaagacgatggcATCCCACGGGAGGCCCTCGTGTATTGCATCGAAGCGTGCTTCTTCGCCATCAACTGGGGCCTATTTCATCTCGAGACGACAATGGACCGCTCGCAGGCGGCCCGGGAAGCGGAAGAGCTCGGTGAGAACCTGCGCAAGTATCTGGCGGCCTGCAATCATCTCGTGCGGTACGATCGTGAGTCGACAGTGCGTGAAGCGGCCTACTCGTCGATCTGcgatctgctggtggtgttctCCGATCAGCTACGCAGCCATGCTGACGAGAACGTGCAATCGCTGGTCTGTTTGCCGAGCGACGATCAGGCCGAACTGTTGAACGAGTTCGTTCAGCTAATGGTCTTTTCGACGGAGCAGGAAGAGTGCCAAGATGAGACCCGCATCGAGGAACTGCACAAGCGGCGTAGCTTCCTCGCTGCCTACTGCAAACTGATCGTGTACAACATTCTGCCGATGAAGGCAGCGGCCGAGGTGTTTAAGCACTACCTCCGG caTTACGACGAGTATGGCGATATCATTAAAACGACACTTGGCAAGGCCAGGGAGATCAACAAGGTGAACTGTTCGATGACCATGTGCCTGAGCTTGATCAAACTGTTCCAGGAGCTCCAGGAAGCGGCCAACGAAGCAGGTGGCCGTTTACTACGCACATCACAGGATTTTCTCGATCTAAAGGAATTGGCCAAACGGTTCGCTCTGTCGTTCGGTCTGGATGCGGTAAAGAACCGCGAAGCGATAACCGTGTTCCATCGAGCCGGCATCTACTTTGCCGTCACGACACCGAACGAAGCGCAAGAAGATCCATCGGCAGCGCCACCGTGCATCGCTTTTCTGGAGATTTTAGCCGAACTGACCAACAAACTGATCAAACAGGATAAAAAGCTAAT ACTTACGTTTCTGGAGCGCCGTTTGAAGGCGGGAATTCCTTCGAGCCGCTCGGAGGACTGGCAACCGCTAGTCATCTACAGGAACTCACTGCTGCACGGTGAAACCGATCAGCTGCCGGTTACCTCGAAGCGGGCCTACAcgcgaaggaagaaggatgCAGAtcaagacgacgatgatgagcacgatgatgatgacgaggagtACATTGGCTAG